The sequence below is a genomic window from Streptosporangium lutulentum.
GGCTCCATCACGTAGATGCCGGTGTTGACGGTGTCGGAGAAGACCTGACCCCAGGTGGGCTTCTCCAGGAAGCGCTCCACCCGGCCCTGGTCGTCCACGATGACGATGCCGAACTCCAGCGGGTTGGGGACGCGCTTGAGCCCGATGGTGACCATCGCGCCGTTCTCGCGGTGGAACCGGACCATGTCGGTCAGGTCGATGTCGGTCAGCGCGTCACCGGAGATGACCAGGAAGCGCTCGTCGCGAAGCTTGTCGGCGGCGTTCTTGACGCTGCCGGCGGTGCCGAGGGGCGTGTCCTCGGTGGCGTAGTACAGGCTCATCCCGAGCTCGTCGCCGTCGCCGAAGTAGTTTCGGACCAGGGCGGCCAGGAACTGCACGGTCACCACGGTCTCGGTGAAGCCGTGCCGTTTCAGCAGCCGCAGCACATGCTCCATGATCGGCCGGTTGATCACAGGCAATAGAGGTTTGGGCTGGTTCGCGGTCATCGGCCGGAGCCGAGTTCCCTCCCCGCCCGCCATCACAACGGCCTTCACAGATCACCTCTTAAGGCGTTTAGCCTCGCTTATGAGCTGACGCACCTGTACCCAATACAGCACCCCGGACCACCAGTACAGACCTGTTCCCCAGATCGCGAGCGACCAGCCGACGAATCGGGCCGGATCCGCGTACCAGGCGTCGTAGTGGGCGAGGAAGAGCAGAGGGAAGGCGTAGAGCAGGTTGGCGGTGGCCGCCTTGCCGAGGAAGTGCACCGGCAGCGCCGGGCCGTACCCGAGGCGGCGCAGGATGAGGGGGATTCCCAGCAGCATGACGTCCCGCAGCGGGATCGCCAGCGCGAGCCACCAGGGGATGATGCCGCGCATGGCCAGGCCGAACAGCGTGGCCAGGATGTAGAGCCGGTCTGCCAGCGGATCCAGCAGGCGGCCGAGCTTGCTCGTCTGGTTCCAGGCCCGTGCGATCTTGCCGTCGAGCCAGTCGGAGAACCCTGCCAGCATCAGCAGCGCGACGGCCCAGCCGTCGGCCTGGGGGCCCAGCACCAGCCAGAGGAAGACCGGCACGCCGAGAAGCCTCGCCAGGCTCAACGCGTTGGGAACCGTCCAGATTCGATCTTCGGCCCCCGATGCTTCCGGATTCACCGATATGTCTCCCTCCCCGTACCTGATGGTGACACTACTGCGTCGGCTGCGAATGGGGGATGGCGGGCGGACGAGGGAGCGTTTATGGTTTTGATCAACCAACGCGGGAGCCCGGAGGACCGGGCTGAGAGGACGGCTACTGCGGCCGCCGACCGCTAGAACCTGCTCCGGATAATGCCGGCGAAGGGAGTTTGCGCGATGACTTCCGCGCGTATTTCCAGCTTCAAGACCTACCAGGGCGACCTGAACGTCCCCATGCGCGAGGTGCGCCTGACCAACGGCGAGTCGGTCACCCTGTACGACACCTCGGGCCCCTACACCGACCCGTCCCAGGTCACCGACATCACCCGCGGCCTGCCCCGCCTGCGGGAGGAGTGGATCCTGGACCGGGCCGACACGGCCCGGTACGGCGGCCGTCCCGCCGAGCCCGGCGACGACGGCTACCGGGACCGGGACTCCTGGGCCCGCGACCTCCGTTCCCTCGACGCGGTCTTCACCGGCGGCGGCGACCGGCCGCTGCGGGCGACGGGGGCGCCGGTGACCCAGCTCGCCTACGCCCGGCGCGGCCTGATCACCCGGGAGATGGAGTTCGTCGCGATCCGCGAGGGCGTGACCCCGGAGTTCGTCCGGGCCGAGGTGGCCGCCGGACGGGCGATCATCCCGGCCAACGTCAACCACCCGGAGAGCGAACCGATGATCATCGGCCGCAACTTCCTGGTGAAGATCAACGCCAACATCGGCAACTCCGCCGTGGCCTCCACCATCGAGGAGGAGGTGGACAAGATGACGTGGGCCACCCGGTGGGGCGCCGACACCGTGATGGACCTGTCCACCGGGCGCAACATCCACACCACCCGCGAGTGGATCATCCGCAACTCCCCCGTGCCGATCGGGACCGTCCCGCTCTACCAGGCGCTGGAGAAGGCCGGCGGCGACGCGGCCGGCCTGTCGTGGGAGATCTACCGCGACACCCTGATCGAGCAGTGCGAGCAGGGCGTGGACTACTTCACCGTCCACGCGGGGGTGCGCCTGGCCCACGTGCCGCTGACCGCGCGGCGCAGGACCGGCATCGTCTCCCGGGGCGGCTCGATCATGGCGGCCTGGTGCCTGGCCCACCACCGCGAGAGCTTCCTCTACGAGCACTTCGCCGACATCTGCGAGATCCTGGCCCGCTACGACGTGGCGTTCTCGCTGGGCGACGGCCTGCGCCCCGGGTCGATCTCCGACGCCAACGACGAGGCGCAGTTCGCCGAGCTGCGGACGCTGGGCGAGCTCACGAAGATCGCCCACGCGCACGACGTCCAGGTGATGATCGAGGGGCCCGGCCACGTCCCCATGCACAAGATCAAGGAGAACGTCGACCTGCAGCGCGAGCTCTGCGACGACGCCCCGTTCTACACCCTCGGCCCGCTGACGACCGACATCGCCCCCGGCTACGACCACATCACCTCGGCCGTCGGCGCGGCGATGATCGGCTGGTACGGCACGGCCATGCTCTGTTACGTCACGCCCAAGGAGCACCTGGGCCTGCCGAACAAGGACGACGTGAAGACCGGCGTGATCACCTACAAGATCGCGGCGCACGCGGCCGACCTCGCCAAGGGCCACCCCGGCGCGCAGGCCTGGGACGACGCCCTGTCCGACGCCCGGTTCGAGTTCCGCTGGGAGGACCAGTTCGACCTCTCCCTGGATCCCGACACCGCCCGGTCCTTCCACGACGAGACGCTGCCCGCCGCCCCGGCCAAGACCGCGCACTTCTGCTCGATGTGCGGGCCGAAGTTCTGCTCCATGAAGATCAGTCACGACGTGCGCAGGTTCGCCGAGGAGCGCGGCCTGACCGACGCCGAGGCGTTGGAGGCCGGGATGAGGGAGAAGTCCGAGGAGTTCTCCCGTGAGGGCGGCCGGGTCTACCTGCCCGTCGAAAGCCTCTGAGGGCGCCCGGCGGGGGCGGGGAGGGCGTCGTTCCCCCCGGCCCCGCCTCCCCTTCGCCGAGGGCCGGTGAGGACACCTGGTGAGGCATGGGGAGGACGTCGTTCCCGGCGCCGTCTTCCCCGCGTCCATCGGGTCTCCCGGAGCGGGAGGGCGGCGTACTCGCCGCCCGCGCGAACCCTCTACCCTTCACAGCATGACGAAAGACACCACGCTCTTCCTGGGCCAGTGGCTGCGCTCCCCGGGGACCGTCGGAGCGGTGGCGCCGAGTTCGCGACGACTCGCCGAGGCGGTGACCGCACCGGTTCCGCACCGGGGCGATCCCGTGATCGTCGAGCTCGGTCCCGGCACGGGCGCGTTCACGGCCGAGATCCAACGTCGGCTGGGAGGCCGGGGACACCACCTGGCCGTCGAGATCAACCCGAAGCTGGCCGAGTTCCTCGCCGACCGGAACCCGAAGGTGGACGTCGTGGTCGACGACGCGGTACGGCTGCCGCAACTGCTCCAGGAGCGCGGTCTCGGCAAGGCCGACGTGATCGTGAGCGGGCTCCCCTGGGCGGCGTTCTCCTCGGAGACGCAGACCAACCTGTTGAACGCCGTCGTCGCGATCATGGGACCCCAGACGGCCTTCACCACTTTCGCCTACAGCTTCGCCAAGCGGCTGCCGCCCGCGCGGCGCTTCAAGAAGCGCCTGACCGACACCTTCGAGGAGGTCGTCCTGGGCCGGACCGTGTGGGGCAACGTGCCGCCGGCCTTCGTCTATCACGCGCGCAGGCCGCACGAGCACGCGGACGCCTCGGGCTGATCGGGCGGACGGCCCGCGCCGACCGCCCTCGCGAAGCGGTGGAGTGTTACCCGAACATCGTTCTACGATTGCGCCCGCAACCAGAATGGAGTTGATCGCGGTGGACTTCACCCTTCCCGAGAGCGCGCTCGCCGTCCAGCGCGGCATCGCCGACATCTGCGCGCGCTACGACCTGGACTACTGGCAGCGTTGCGAGAACGACAAGCGCTGGCCGGAGGAGGTCTGGGCGGAGCTCGCCAAGGGGGGCTGGCTCGGTCTGGCCGTGCCCGAGGAGTACGGCGGCGGCGGGCAGGGCCTGCTGGAGCTGGCCGTGGCCACCGAGACCCTGTCCGCGTCCGGCTCGGCCGGCGGCTCTGCGTTCACGTACGTGCTCACCCCCGGCTTCGGCGCCATGACCCTGGCCAGGCACGGCAGCCCGTGGCAGCGGGGCGAGCTGTTGCCCAGGCTCGCCACCGGCGAGCTGGAGACCTGTTTCGCCCTGACCGAGCCGGACGCCGGATCCAACGCCCTGGGCATCTCCACCTTCGCCCGCCGTGACGGCGAGGAGTTCGTCGTCACGGGCCGGAAGATCTGGATCACCGGCGTGCAGCGCGCCACCTGGATGCTCCTGGTCACCCGGACCATTCCCGCCGCCGAGGCCAAGCCCCGCAGCGACGGCCTGACGGTCCTGCTGGTGAACGTCCCCGACGCGGTCGCCGCCGGGCGGCTCTCCTTCCAGCCGATCCCGAAGATGGGCGCGAACACCACCCCGTCCAACATGGTCTTCATCGACGAGCTGCGGGTGCCCGCGGCGAACGTGGTGGGCGAGGTGGACCAGGGCGCGCGGGTGCTGTGGGACATCCTCAACCCCGAACGGATCCTGCTGGCCGCCTCCGCCCTGGGCGGCGCCGAGGTCGCGTTGAGGGTGGCCGTGCGGTACGCCAAGGAGCGCGAGGTCTTCGGCCGCCCGATCGGCGCCAACCAGGCCATCGCCTTCCCGCTCGCCCAGGTCAAGGCCAAGATCGAACTGGCCAGGCTGATGCTCTACAAGGCCGCGTGGCTGTTCGACAGCCGCCGGCCGTGCGGCACCGAGGCCAACATCGCCAAGCTGACCGCCTCCCAGGCCGCCTGGGAGGCGGCCGACCACGCGTTCCAGACCCACGGCGGCATGGCCTACTCCCTGGAGTATCCGGTCGCCCGGCTGCTGGCCGACGCCCGCATCGGCAGGGTCGCCCCCGTGACCGAGGAACTCCTGCTGAACCATCTCGCCACCCAGGTGCTCGGGCTGCCCAGAAGTTTCTGAGCCGGTTGCCGGACGCGCCGCGGGGGAAGACCATTGAGCAGATCTGAGCGAGCACGAGGGAGTGGTCGATGTCCGTCTACGCCAGCACCGTGGTCAACACCCCCGCCGACGAGGTGTGGAGCTACCTGAGAGACTTCGGCAACCTGGCCGAGTGGCTGCCCGGAATGACCTCCTGCGTGATAGAGGAGGGCGTGAACTCACAGCCGGGGGCGGTGCGCAGGATGGAGGGCCCGGGCGGGCTCTTCAGGGAGCGGCTGCTCGTCCTCGACGACGACGCCCGCTCCGCGACCTACGAGATCCTGGAGTCCCCGCTGGCGGTCACCAACTACCGCGCCACCTATCGGGTCGCCCCGGTCACCGACAGCGGCCAGGCGTTCATCGAGTGGTCGGCCACCTTCGAGGCCGACGACGAGGCGAAGCTCAACAAGATCTTCACCCGCGGCGTCTTCGAGCCCGGCCTGGCCTCCCTGAACAAGCGTTTCCAGGACGGCCTCTCGTAGGTCCCGCCGGAAATCCTCCCGGCGGTGGCTCCTGCGCCTTCCTCAGGGCCCGGCCCCTCGTCTTCTTCGAGGTGACCGGGCCCCGGCCTGTTCCCCGGTGTCGCGCGGATCAGTCGCCGCTGCCGCGGCTCGCCCGCTGGAAGCTCGCGAGGACCGCGAGCGCCGGCCAGGGCCGCGCTCCCGTTCGTGTGGGACCTGGTTTCACCACGGTGACGGACATGTCGTGGTCATCCTCTCGCTCGTCGGCATCTCGTTCATGACGCTGTCGGAGCGGAGAGCGAAATCTTGCGCCGGATCGCGGAACTTCTTCCCGGGAGAGCTGAAACCGGATGCGCGTCCGGCCGCCTGAAACCGGGCGGCCTCTTCTCTCCCGGTCGGCCCTGTCAGCCGAATCAGTCGAAGGTGGGCGGGCGCTTCTCCCGCAGCGCCCGCACGCCCTCCGCCACATCCGGGCCGGTGAAGCCGAGAAACTCCATGGCCAGGGACGCGTCGAAGGAGGGTCCCGCGAGGCGGAGCCAGTTGTTGAGGGTGTACTTGGTCAGGCGAATCGCCTCGGCGGATCCCCCGGCCAGCCGGACCGCGATCTCCACGGCCTTGTCGTGCACCTGATCGTCGTCGACGCAGAGGCTGACCAGGCCCATCGCCTCCGCCTGCTCACCCGTGACCGGTTCGCACAGCAGCAGGTGGTACTTGGCCTTGGCCAGCCCGCACAGCAGCGGCCAGACGATGGCGGCGTGGTCGCCCGCCGCGACGCCGAGCCGGGTGTGGCCGTCGATGATGCGCGCCGTACGGCCCGCGACGGAGATGTCGGCCAGCAGGGCGACGGCGAGGCCCGCGCCCACCGCGGGTCCCTGGATGGCCGAGACGACGGGCTTGGAACAGTTGAGCACGTTGTAGACGATGTCGCGGGCCTCGGCGAAGACGCGCATGCGCGTGCCGTGGTCGCGCATCATCTCCTCGATCATCGACAGGTCGCCACCGGAGGAGAACGCCTCGCCCTCGCCCCGGATGACCACCGCGCGCACCTCGTCGTCGCGGTCCACGTCACGCCAGATCTCGGCCAGCTCGCGATGCCCGGTCATGTCCACGGCGTTGAGCCTGCGCGGCTCGCTGATCACGATCCTGAGCACCCCGTCGGCCGCCCAGTCGATCTTCAACTTCTCGTACTCCTTCAACGGAACGCCTCCTTGAGCCGTGCGGCGGCGTATTCACGCGCCTCGATCGCCTGGTCGAAACAGCCCGGCAGGCCGAAGAAGCCGTGGATGGCCCCCTCGTAGCGTCTGAGCTCCACCGGGACCCCGGCCGCGGCGAGCTGGGCGGCGTAGGCCTCGCCCTCGTCGCGGAGCGGGTCGCATTCGGCCGTGATCACCGTCGCCGGGGCCAGGCCCGCCTTGTCGGCGAGCCGGACCGGGGCCAGCCTGGGGTCGGCCGGGTCCCCGCCGT
It includes:
- a CDS encoding enoyl-CoA hydratase/isomerase family protein — translated: MKEYEKLKIDWAADGVLRIVISEPRRLNAVDMTGHRELAEIWRDVDRDDEVRAVVIRGEGEAFSSGGDLSMIEEMMRDHGTRMRVFAEARDIVYNVLNCSKPVVSAIQGPAVGAGLAVALLADISVAGRTARIIDGHTRLGVAAGDHAAIVWPLLCGLAKAKYHLLLCEPVTGEQAEAMGLVSLCVDDDQVHDKAVEIAVRLAGGSAEAIRLTKYTLNNWLRLAGPSFDASLAMEFLGFTGPDVAEGVRALREKRPPTFD
- the thiC gene encoding phosphomethylpyrimidine synthase ThiC encodes the protein MTSARISSFKTYQGDLNVPMREVRLTNGESVTLYDTSGPYTDPSQVTDITRGLPRLREEWILDRADTARYGGRPAEPGDDGYRDRDSWARDLRSLDAVFTGGGDRPLRATGAPVTQLAYARRGLITREMEFVAIREGVTPEFVRAEVAAGRAIIPANVNHPESEPMIIGRNFLVKINANIGNSAVASTIEEEVDKMTWATRWGADTVMDLSTGRNIHTTREWIIRNSPVPIGTVPLYQALEKAGGDAAGLSWEIYRDTLIEQCEQGVDYFTVHAGVRLAHVPLTARRRTGIVSRGGSIMAAWCLAHHRESFLYEHFADICEILARYDVAFSLGDGLRPGSISDANDEAQFAELRTLGELTKIAHAHDVQVMIEGPGHVPMHKIKENVDLQRELCDDAPFYTLGPLTTDIAPGYDHITSAVGAAMIGWYGTAMLCYVTPKEHLGLPNKDDVKTGVITYKIAAHAADLAKGHPGAQAWDDALSDARFEFRWEDQFDLSLDPDTARSFHDETLPAAPAKTAHFCSMCGPKFCSMKISHDVRRFAEERGLTDAEALEAGMREKSEEFSREGGRVYLPVESL
- a CDS encoding acyl-CoA dehydrogenase family protein translates to MDFTLPESALAVQRGIADICARYDLDYWQRCENDKRWPEEVWAELAKGGWLGLAVPEEYGGGGQGLLELAVATETLSASGSAGGSAFTYVLTPGFGAMTLARHGSPWQRGELLPRLATGELETCFALTEPDAGSNALGISTFARRDGEEFVVTGRKIWITGVQRATWMLLVTRTIPAAEAKPRSDGLTVLLVNVPDAVAAGRLSFQPIPKMGANTTPSNMVFIDELRVPAANVVGEVDQGARVLWDILNPERILLAASALGGAEVALRVAVRYAKEREVFGRPIGANQAIAFPLAQVKAKIELARLMLYKAAWLFDSRRPCGTEANIAKLTASQAAWEAADHAFQTHGGMAYSLEYPVARLLADARIGRVAPVTEELLLNHLATQVLGLPRSF
- a CDS encoding CDP-alcohol phosphatidyltransferase family protein — protein: MNPEASGAEDRIWTVPNALSLARLLGVPVFLWLVLGPQADGWAVALLMLAGFSDWLDGKIARAWNQTSKLGRLLDPLADRLYILATLFGLAMRGIIPWWLALAIPLRDVMLLGIPLILRRLGYGPALPVHFLGKAATANLLYAFPLLFLAHYDAWYADPARFVGWSLAIWGTGLYWWSGVLYWVQVRQLISEAKRLKR
- a CDS encoding class I SAM-dependent methyltransferase, translated to MTKDTTLFLGQWLRSPGTVGAVAPSSRRLAEAVTAPVPHRGDPVIVELGPGTGAFTAEIQRRLGGRGHHLAVEINPKLAEFLADRNPKVDVVVDDAVRLPQLLQERGLGKADVIVSGLPWAAFSSETQTNLLNAVVAIMGPQTAFTTFAYSFAKRLPPARRFKKRLTDTFEEVVLGRTVWGNVPPAFVYHARRPHEHADASG
- a CDS encoding SRPBCC family protein, with the protein product MSVYASTVVNTPADEVWSYLRDFGNLAEWLPGMTSCVIEEGVNSQPGAVRRMEGPGGLFRERLLVLDDDARSATYEILESPLAVTNYRATYRVAPVTDSGQAFIEWSATFEADDEAKLNKIFTRGVFEPGLASLNKRFQDGLS